Genomic segment of Meiothermus cerbereus DSM 11376:
GTAATTTTGTCCCTGGTCTTGCCCGCCGCCAGAAGTGGCGTTGTAACCGGGTTGTTGCTGGCTACTGCCCGGGCCGCAGGTGAAGCAGCCCCCCTTATCTTTACTGCCTTTGGCAATAGCCTTCTTACCTTCGACCTTTCAAAGCCTATGGACGCTCTTCCACTGCGTTTGTACGCTTATGCCATCAGCCCCTACGAGGATTGGCATCGCCAGGCCTGGGCGGCTGCCGTGGTGCTGCTTGGTCTAGTTGTGCTAACCAGTCTGTTGGCCCGCTGGGCGACCCGCGGGCGTTAAGGGAGTAAAACATGCGTGAATTTAGTTCCCTGATCGAATCCGACCAAAACGGAGCTATGACCCTCGACCCCACCCTTAAGCCCCGCGTCGAGACCCGACACGTAACCGTAATGTACGGTCAAAAATCAGGCGTTAAAGACGTAAGCATGCCCATCTACGCCAACAAGGTGACAGCCCTGATTGGCCCTTCGGGCTGCGGGAAAACCACTTTTCTTCGTGCCCTGAACCGAATGCACGACCTGACACCCACCGCCCGCGTAACCGGCGAGGTTCTGCTGGATGGCGTCAATGTCTATGCCCCTGGTGTAGACCCGGTAGAGGTGCGACGCAAAATAGGAATGGTGTTCCAAAAGCCCAACCCCTTCCCTACCCTGTCCATCTATGGCAACGTAGTTGCAGGCTTGCGGTTGGTGGGCATACGCAAAAAATCTCTTCTGGATGAGGCTGTGGAGCGCGCACTTAACCAGGCGGCT
This window contains:
- the pstB gene encoding phosphate ABC transporter ATP-binding protein PstB, with product MTLDPTLKPRVETRHVTVMYGQKSGVKDVSMPIYANKVTALIGPSGCGKTTFLRALNRMHDLTPTARVTGEVLLDGVNVYAPGVDPVEVRRKIGMVFQKPNPFPTLSIYGNVVAGLRLVGIRKKSLLDEAVERALNQAALWDEVKDRLHAPSMSLSGGQQQRLCIARALAVEPEVLLMDEPTSALDPISTQSIEDLLNELKNHVTIAIVTHNMQQAGRVSDFTGYFLNGDLVEFGPTSLLFTTPKDKRTEAYITGRFG